In Hyalangium minutum, a genomic segment contains:
- a CDS encoding TonB-dependent receptor domain-containing protein has protein sequence MSRSAFAVVLAAVSGTAFAQAGAGLRGRLTDAKTGEPLLVCPVSVISGGNTFVETDLEGNYELSLPPGTYDVRFWCDQYEGVDVKGVKVADGFLQRDLALKPVEGSFVEEVVVIGTVDTQSESGLLLQRKMANTVQDSIGSEQISRSPDSNAGDAVKRVTSATVVGRNVFLRGLGGRYAATVVNGVSLPSTDPDGHQAPLDLFPNALLSTLTVQKTYSAELGGAFAGGVLGIETNSYPATFQAQVKLSLGVNSESTFHSRRSYEGGSLDGLGIDDGSRGLPESVPEDRALTTRDSQAEEVSESFSNVWSSRRSGGLPNGGLSVSVGNTHQWGGGRAFGYLASATFSRSAAATNADVQTFRIDEQELIPKDLYRSEFGATNTNLGALLNAGYQWDALNDVSLLALFSRSTEDSAQYLSGFSDTDGANFDATRLKFAQRMLSFNQLRGTHRFGTEGAVLRWQGNVSVTHAEEPDTRDLLYLEDDGVRRFRQAANSGERFFSTLSDTSGGASVSLRVPVGRVEFTTGASAQLSQRRFDARRFAFLFVGEDPALLSLPAEEMFSAENLGPSFLAEERTFLTDRYDGFQSLYAGFASAELPLAERLRAVAGVRVEVFSQQVDSGSPFAQGQAPESTDRTTVNPLPALNLVYGLTDKANLRAGYSFTVARPQFREIAPFLYYDAIRRRSVSGNPDLVSSRIHNADLRWEWFPTESEVFSVGGFYKHFIDPIEQVVVSSIQGDVGYRNADGADALGLELEGRASLGRVSPVLSPLRVGANLSLIASRVNLGSNQQISTSESRPLQGQSPYVANVNVSYTRESSGTEVSVLYNVFGRRISEVGFNRLPDTYEQPFHRVDLALTQQLSQQLRLKLTGTNLLNQAAVFRQLGTDVFRYRPGLTATAQVEWSPL, from the coding sequence ATGAGTCGCTCCGCGTTTGCAGTGGTTTTGGCCGCCGTCAGTGGTACCGCCTTCGCTCAGGCGGGGGCGGGGCTTCGAGGGCGGCTCACGGATGCCAAGACGGGCGAGCCGCTGCTGGTGTGCCCGGTCTCGGTGATCTCCGGCGGCAACACGTTCGTGGAGACGGATCTGGAGGGGAACTACGAGCTGTCCCTGCCGCCTGGCACCTATGACGTGCGCTTCTGGTGCGACCAGTACGAGGGCGTGGACGTGAAGGGCGTGAAGGTGGCGGACGGCTTCCTGCAGCGAGATCTCGCGCTCAAGCCGGTGGAGGGCTCGTTCGTCGAAGAGGTCGTCGTCATCGGGACGGTGGACACCCAGAGCGAGAGCGGGCTGCTGCTCCAGCGGAAGATGGCGAACACGGTGCAGGACTCGATCGGCAGCGAGCAGATCTCCCGCTCGCCGGACTCGAACGCCGGGGACGCGGTCAAGCGCGTGACGTCGGCCACGGTGGTGGGGCGCAACGTCTTCCTGCGGGGCCTGGGCGGGCGCTACGCCGCCACCGTCGTCAACGGGGTCAGCCTGCCGAGCACGGATCCGGATGGCCATCAGGCGCCGCTGGACCTCTTCCCCAACGCGCTCCTGTCCACGCTCACGGTGCAGAAGACCTACTCGGCGGAGCTGGGCGGTGCCTTCGCGGGCGGCGTGCTGGGCATCGAGACCAACTCCTATCCCGCCACCTTCCAGGCGCAGGTGAAGCTGTCGCTGGGCGTCAACAGTGAGTCCACCTTCCACTCGCGCCGCAGCTATGAGGGCGGGAGCCTGGACGGGCTGGGCATCGACGACGGCAGCCGCGGGCTGCCCGAGAGCGTCCCCGAAGACCGGGCGCTCACCACGCGGGATTCCCAGGCCGAGGAGGTGAGCGAGAGCTTCTCCAACGTCTGGAGCAGCCGCAGGTCCGGCGGCCTGCCCAACGGCGGCCTGAGCGTCTCGGTGGGCAACACCCACCAGTGGGGTGGGGGGCGGGCCTTCGGCTATCTGGCCAGCGCGACGTTCTCTCGGAGCGCGGCGGCGACGAACGCTGACGTGCAGACCTTCCGCATTGACGAGCAGGAGCTGATTCCCAAGGACCTCTACCGCTCGGAGTTCGGGGCGACGAACACGAACCTGGGAGCGCTCCTCAACGCGGGCTACCAGTGGGACGCGCTGAATGACGTGAGCCTCCTGGCGCTCTTCAGCCGGTCCACGGAGGACTCGGCGCAATACCTCAGCGGCTTCTCCGACACGGATGGGGCCAACTTCGACGCCACGCGCCTGAAGTTCGCCCAGCGCATGCTCAGCTTCAACCAGCTCCGAGGCACGCACCGCTTCGGCACGGAGGGCGCGGTGTTGCGGTGGCAGGGGAACGTGTCCGTGACCCACGCCGAGGAGCCCGACACGCGCGACCTGCTGTACCTGGAGGATGACGGTGTGCGGCGCTTCCGCCAGGCGGCCAACAGCGGTGAGCGGTTCTTCTCCACCCTCAGCGACACGAGCGGAGGCGCCAGCGTCTCGCTGCGCGTGCCGGTGGGGCGCGTGGAGTTCACCACGGGCGCCTCGGCACAGCTGTCTCAACGGCGCTTCGACGCGCGGCGCTTCGCCTTCCTGTTCGTCGGGGAGGACCCCGCGCTCCTGTCGCTGCCGGCCGAGGAGATGTTCTCGGCGGAGAACCTGGGCCCCTCGTTCCTGGCCGAGGAGCGCACCTTCCTCACGGATCGGTATGACGGCTTCCAGTCCCTCTACGCGGGCTTCGCCAGCGCGGAGCTGCCTCTGGCCGAGCGCCTGCGCGCCGTGGCGGGGGTGCGCGTCGAGGTGTTCTCGCAGCAGGTGGATTCAGGGAGCCCCTTTGCTCAGGGGCAAGCGCCCGAGTCCACGGATCGCACCACCGTCAACCCGTTGCCCGCGCTGAACCTGGTCTATGGGCTGACGGACAAGGCGAATCTGCGCGCGGGCTACAGCTTCACGGTGGCCCGGCCGCAGTTCCGCGAGATCGCGCCCTTCCTCTATTACGACGCCATCCGGCGCCGCAGCGTGAGCGGCAACCCAGACCTGGTCTCCTCGCGCATCCACAATGCCGACCTCCGCTGGGAGTGGTTCCCCACGGAGAGCGAGGTCTTCTCGGTGGGGGGCTTCTACAAGCACTTCATCGATCCCATCGAGCAGGTGGTGGTGAGCTCCATCCAGGGAGACGTGGGCTATCGCAACGCGGACGGCGCGGACGCGCTGGGCCTCGAGCTCGAGGGCCGCGCCTCGCTCGGGCGCGTGAGCCCGGTGCTGAGCCCCCTGCGGGTCGGCGCCAACCTGAGCCTGATCGCCTCGCGAGTGAACCTGGGCAGCAACCAGCAGATCAGCACGAGCGAGAGCCGCCCGCTGCAAGGCCAGTCTCCCTACGTGGCCAACGTGAACGTCTCCTATACCCGGGAGAGCTCGGGCACTGAGGTGTCGGTGCTCTATAACGTGTTCGGGCGCCGCATCTCCGAGGTGGGCTTCAACCGGTTGCCGGACACCTACGAGCAGCCGTTCCACCGCGTGGACCTGGCGCTCACCCAGCAACTGTCGCAGCAGCTTCGCCTGAAGCTGACGGGGACCAACCTGCTCAACCAGGCGGCGGTCTTCCGGCAGCTCGGCACGGACGTGTTCCGCTACCGGCCCGGCCTCACGGCCACGGCGCAGGTGGAGTGGAGCCCCCTCTAA
- a CDS encoding M35 family metallo-endopeptidase produces MSNSPRSLRWLVGGLVGFSLLTGCGAPDEQAGNTEITAPEAVAGELAVSISAGTSALRASDAAAVTVTLTNVSGHSVRVLKRDTPVDGIKNDLFSVTRDGAAVAYIGRHYKWAAAQAEDFLTLAPGESLTRTVDLASAYDLAVSGNYTVGYAEAIHGGAAQFASNTVTVSIEGRPFVLPQESSERVVSPFALSTTGCTSSQASGVSSGFSGAKTYSSNALSYLTNTTPSGTARYTTWFGAYSSSGWSTAKSHFSSINSAFNNQSVVVSCACTDSAYAYVYPTQPYKIYVCNAFWSAPTTGTDSKAGTLVHEMSHFNAVAGTDDWAYGQSAAKSLAKSNPSRALDNADSHEYFAENTPAQN; encoded by the coding sequence ATGAGCAACTCCCCTCGTTCCCTGCGCTGGCTGGTTGGTGGCCTCGTTGGTTTCTCGCTGCTGACCGGCTGTGGCGCGCCGGATGAGCAGGCTGGCAACACCGAGATCACCGCTCCCGAGGCCGTCGCTGGCGAGCTCGCCGTGAGCATCTCCGCTGGTACCTCGGCCCTGCGCGCCTCGGACGCCGCGGCGGTGACGGTCACCCTGACCAACGTCTCGGGCCACTCGGTGCGCGTGCTCAAGCGCGACACGCCGGTGGACGGCATCAAGAACGATCTGTTCTCCGTGACGCGCGATGGCGCCGCGGTGGCGTACATCGGCCGTCACTACAAGTGGGCCGCCGCCCAGGCCGAGGACTTCCTCACCCTGGCCCCGGGCGAGAGCCTCACCCGCACGGTGGACCTGGCGAGCGCGTATGACCTGGCGGTGAGCGGCAACTACACCGTGGGCTACGCCGAGGCCATCCACGGCGGCGCCGCACAGTTCGCCTCCAACACGGTGACGGTCTCCATCGAGGGCCGCCCGTTCGTGCTGCCCCAGGAGTCCTCCGAGCGCGTCGTGTCGCCCTTCGCGCTGTCCACCACGGGCTGCACCAGCTCGCAGGCCTCGGGCGTCTCGTCGGGCTTCAGCGGCGCGAAGACGTACTCGTCCAACGCGCTGAGCTACCTGACCAACACCACGCCGAGCGGCACCGCGCGCTACACGACTTGGTTCGGCGCCTACTCCAGCAGCGGCTGGAGCACCGCGAAGAGCCACTTCTCGTCCATCAACAGCGCCTTCAACAACCAGTCGGTCGTGGTGAGCTGCGCCTGCACGGACAGCGCCTACGCCTACGTGTACCCGACGCAGCCGTACAAGATCTACGTGTGCAACGCATTCTGGAGCGCGCCCACCACGGGCACGGACTCCAAGGCCGGCACGCTGGTCCACGAGATGAGCCACTTCAACGCGGTGGCGGGCACGGATGACTGGGCCTACGGCCAGAGCGCAGCCAAGAGCCTGGCGAAGTCCAACCCGTCCAGGGCTCTGGACAACGCGGACAGCCACGAGTACTTCGCCGAGAACACCCCCGCGCAGAACTGA
- a CDS encoding acyl-CoA dehydrogenase: MSAGINHYKTDLRELFFTLFEQFGFEQVAGQAPFEAWGPDEAKAVLQETYRFSKEVLGPLNSSADREGCRVENGTVLTPKGFKEAWKLLWEQGFKTVGVAADHGGQGSPMMLQVAVEEMLCGANAAFNMYPGLTFGAAELLSECGTADQKKKFVEKLLNGTWGGTMCLTEPHAGSDVGAAKTSARRNPDGTYNIRGTKIFISAGDHDLAENIIHLVLARVEGAAPGTKGLSLFIVPKLRVSADGSSGAANDVALGSIEHKMGINGSATCVINFGENDSCLGELVGGVEHIGMSQMFKMMNGARIAVGIQGLGLASAAYFNALEYAKDRKQGGHFTKWKDPTSPRVPIIQHPDVRRMLLEMKSHVEGIRALIVKLAMHTDKAKQLQGKDDDRAAYHRGQVEVLTPLVKAYGSDQAFRLCAQAIQVYGGAGFIKDYPVEQYCRDSKIFSIYEGTNHIQAMDLVGRKLGMAGGAHFQQFMEDVGGFVEANREHKTFGTEVKALAAAQEGLMSSAMVILGWSQDPAKVSLIPLSANRFLQMMSEVAVGWLLLDAAVLAEKSLEGLSATDPDRTFYEGKKWSALWYARNVLPNVEQAARMMVQEDASPMQIPDAAFAASL; the protein is encoded by the coding sequence ATGTCCGCCGGAATCAACCACTACAAGACAGATCTTCGGGAACTCTTCTTCACCCTGTTCGAGCAGTTCGGCTTCGAGCAGGTGGCGGGACAGGCGCCCTTCGAGGCCTGGGGGCCCGATGAGGCCAAGGCCGTCCTCCAGGAGACCTACCGGTTCTCCAAGGAGGTGTTGGGGCCTCTGAACAGCTCGGCCGATCGCGAGGGGTGCCGTGTGGAGAACGGCACCGTGCTGACACCCAAGGGCTTCAAGGAAGCCTGGAAGCTGCTCTGGGAGCAGGGCTTCAAGACGGTGGGCGTGGCGGCCGATCACGGCGGCCAGGGCTCGCCGATGATGCTGCAGGTGGCGGTGGAGGAGATGCTCTGCGGCGCCAACGCGGCCTTCAACATGTACCCGGGCCTCACCTTCGGCGCGGCGGAGCTGCTGTCCGAGTGCGGCACGGCGGATCAGAAGAAGAAGTTCGTGGAGAAGCTGCTCAACGGCACCTGGGGCGGCACGATGTGCCTCACCGAGCCGCACGCGGGCTCGGACGTGGGCGCCGCCAAGACGAGCGCTCGCCGCAACCCGGATGGCACCTACAACATCCGCGGCACGAAGATCTTCATCTCCGCCGGCGACCATGATCTCGCGGAGAACATCATCCACCTGGTGCTGGCGCGCGTAGAGGGCGCGGCCCCGGGGACCAAGGGCCTGTCGCTGTTCATCGTGCCGAAGCTGCGCGTGAGCGCGGACGGCAGCTCGGGGGCGGCCAACGACGTGGCCTTGGGCTCCATCGAGCACAAGATGGGCATCAACGGCTCGGCCACCTGTGTCATCAACTTCGGCGAGAACGACAGCTGTCTGGGCGAGCTCGTGGGCGGTGTCGAGCACATCGGCATGAGCCAGATGTTCAAGATGATGAACGGCGCGCGCATCGCCGTGGGTATCCAGGGCCTGGGCCTGGCCTCGGCCGCGTACTTCAACGCGCTCGAGTACGCCAAGGACCGCAAGCAGGGCGGCCACTTCACCAAGTGGAAGGACCCGACTTCGCCCCGCGTGCCCATCATCCAGCACCCGGACGTGCGCCGCATGCTGCTGGAGATGAAGTCCCACGTGGAGGGCATCCGCGCGCTGATCGTCAAGCTGGCCATGCACACGGACAAGGCCAAGCAGCTGCAGGGCAAGGACGATGACCGCGCGGCCTATCACCGTGGCCAGGTAGAGGTGCTCACGCCGCTGGTGAAGGCGTATGGCTCCGACCAGGCCTTCCGGCTGTGCGCGCAGGCCATCCAAGTCTACGGCGGCGCGGGCTTCATCAAGGACTACCCGGTGGAGCAGTACTGCCGCGACTCGAAGATCTTCTCCATCTACGAGGGCACCAACCACATCCAGGCCATGGACCTGGTGGGCCGCAAGCTCGGGATGGCGGGCGGCGCGCACTTCCAGCAGTTCATGGAGGATGTGGGCGGCTTCGTCGAGGCCAACCGCGAGCACAAGACGTTCGGCACCGAAGTGAAGGCGCTGGCCGCCGCGCAGGAGGGCCTCATGTCCAGCGCGATGGTCATCCTGGGCTGGTCGCAGGATCCGGCCAAGGTGTCGCTCATCCCGCTGTCGGCCAACCGCTTCCTGCAGATGATGTCCGAGGTGGCCGTGGGCTGGCTGCTGCTGGACGCGGCGGTGCTCGCGGAGAAGTCCCTGGAGGGGCTGTCCGCCACGGACCCGGACCGCACGTTCTACGAGGGCAAGAAGTGGAGCGCGCTGTGGTACGCGCGCAACGTCCTGCCCAACGTGGAGCAGGCGGCGCGGATGATGGTGCAGGAAGACGCCTCGCCCATGCAGATCCCCGACGCCGCCTTCGCTGCGTCCCTGTAA
- a CDS encoding MaoC family dehydratase, whose amino-acid sequence MPARKLYFEAIRVGDELPALAKAPVDRVQLSRYAGASGDYNPVHVDEVYAKSVGMPSVYAPGMLIMGMLGQLISDWARGGQLRRYNVRFIKMVWPGDTVVCKGRVSDRHGSGGRYFVDIDLWAENQRGELLMKGQSVIQLFYSLEDENRQRAGQAPIVVEVPRESILDQQSGGQAEGSEAEETGSKKAPSTAKKSAKTATATPAPLSPPANGNGAAAAAKKVKK is encoded by the coding sequence ATGCCCGCGCGCAAGCTCTACTTCGAAGCCATCCGAGTTGGTGACGAGCTGCCAGCGCTCGCCAAGGCTCCGGTGGATCGTGTCCAGCTGTCCCGCTACGCGGGCGCCAGCGGTGACTACAACCCGGTGCACGTGGACGAGGTCTACGCCAAGAGCGTGGGCATGCCCTCCGTGTACGCCCCCGGCATGCTCATCATGGGCATGCTTGGGCAGCTCATCAGCGACTGGGCCCGGGGCGGCCAGCTGCGCCGCTACAACGTCCGCTTCATCAAGATGGTGTGGCCGGGCGACACCGTGGTCTGCAAGGGCCGGGTGAGCGATCGTCATGGCTCCGGCGGCCGCTACTTCGTCGACATTGATCTCTGGGCGGAGAACCAACGCGGCGAGCTGCTGATGAAGGGCCAGTCCGTCATCCAGCTCTTCTACTCGTTGGAGGACGAGAACCGGCAGCGCGCCGGCCAGGCCCCCATCGTCGTCGAGGTGCCGCGCGAGAGCATCCTCGACCAGCAGTCAGGCGGGCAGGCGGAGGGCTCCGAGGCCGAGGAGACCGGCTCCAAGAAGGCTCCCAGCACCGCCAAGAAGTCCGCCAAGACGGCCACGGCCACGCCCGCCCCGCTATCTCCCCCAGCGAATGGGAATGGGGCTGCGGCGGCCGCGAAGAAGGTCAAGAAGTAG
- a CDS encoding MaoC family dehydratase N-terminal domain-containing protein, translating into MLDKNAIGRSSPPTLNEVEKGSIRRFAEAIGDYNPIYYDEEYARASGYPTIVAPPTFPASFHSAADLRELLGVGIKSLLHAEQGFEYERPIFAGDRIYVATKVADVLERSGPAGRMDVAVIEDEGRDEEGNLVFRARRTLIVRAAKENA; encoded by the coding sequence ATGCTGGACAAGAATGCGATCGGCCGCTCCTCGCCGCCGACGCTCAATGAGGTGGAGAAGGGTTCAATCCGTCGCTTCGCCGAGGCGATCGGGGACTACAACCCCATCTATTACGATGAGGAGTACGCCCGGGCTTCTGGCTACCCCACCATCGTGGCGCCGCCCACCTTCCCCGCGTCGTTCCATTCCGCGGCGGATCTGCGCGAACTGCTCGGGGTGGGCATCAAGAGCCTGCTGCACGCCGAGCAGGGCTTCGAGTATGAGCGCCCCATCTTCGCCGGGGACCGCATCTACGTGGCCACCAAGGTGGCGGATGTGCTGGAGCGCAGCGGTCCCGCCGGGAGGATGGATGTGGCCGTTATCGAGGACGAGGGTCGGGATGAAGAAGGCAACCTGGTCTTCCGAGCCCGCCGCACCCTGATCGTCCGCGCCGCGAAGGAGAACGCCTGA
- a CDS encoding dihydrodipicolinate reductase, producing the protein MARAAAGPVPVVVMGLGFIGQEIARAALASPEVELIGAVDTSPQLVGQPLAEVLGQPTSKLKVADSLERALGRRKGVVLLHATGSRLPQVMDQILDAVKLGVGVVSTCEELAFPFLKHPELAAKLERAAQKAGVAVLGTGVNPGFIMDRLVATVGQVCGPVRRVTVTRVVDARTRREALQRKVGAGLTEDEFFALVDKDQLGHVGLVESAALCALGLGMDCDDYEEEVAPVFAEEDISGGAFPVRKGRVAGIFQSVVGLEEEQERVRLELTIAVGAEDPKDRIEIDADPKLVVEIPGGVAGDRATANTLVNAAPRLTAAEAGLLTVLELPAGR; encoded by the coding sequence ATGGCTAGAGCCGCCGCAGGGCCGGTCCCGGTGGTGGTGATGGGGCTTGGGTTCATCGGGCAAGAGATCGCGCGTGCAGCGCTGGCCTCTCCCGAGGTGGAGCTGATTGGCGCGGTGGACACCAGCCCGCAGCTCGTGGGGCAGCCATTGGCCGAGGTGTTGGGGCAGCCCACGTCCAAGCTCAAGGTGGCGGACTCGCTCGAGCGCGCGCTGGGCCGGCGCAAGGGCGTGGTGCTGCTGCATGCCACGGGCTCCCGGCTGCCGCAGGTGATGGATCAGATCCTCGACGCGGTGAAGCTCGGCGTGGGCGTGGTCTCCACCTGCGAGGAGCTCGCGTTCCCCTTCCTCAAGCACCCAGAGCTGGCCGCGAAGCTGGAGCGCGCCGCGCAGAAGGCGGGCGTGGCGGTGCTGGGCACGGGCGTCAATCCGGGCTTCATCATGGATCGCCTGGTGGCCACCGTGGGGCAGGTCTGTGGCCCCGTTCGCCGTGTCACGGTGACGCGGGTGGTGGATGCGCGCACGCGCCGTGAGGCCCTGCAGCGCAAGGTGGGCGCGGGGCTGACGGAGGACGAGTTCTTCGCGCTGGTGGATAAGGACCAGCTGGGGCACGTGGGACTGGTGGAGTCCGCGGCGCTGTGCGCGCTGGGGCTCGGCATGGACTGCGACGACTATGAGGAAGAGGTCGCTCCCGTCTTCGCCGAGGAGGACATCTCCGGTGGCGCGTTCCCGGTGCGAAAAGGACGGGTGGCGGGCATCTTCCAGTCGGTGGTGGGGTTGGAGGAGGAGCAGGAGCGGGTACGCCTGGAGCTGACCATCGCCGTGGGTGCTGAAGATCCAAAGGACCGCATCGAGATCGACGCGGACCCGAAACTTGTTGTCGAGATCCCGGGGGGAGTGGCCGGTGACCGGGCCACCGCGAATACGCTGGTGAATGCCGCGCCACGTTTAACGGCCGCTGAGGCCGGACTGCTGACCGTGCTCGAGCTTCCTGCCGGTCGATAG
- a CDS encoding HD domain-containing phosphohydrolase, producing the protein MDRILVVDDDVRILAALSRIFQSEGYEVVTHNDPSLAAREEGFQVVLTDFMMPYLNGIELLAALREKNPRAVRLMLTAAADFRTASEAVNRGEVFRLLGKPWSLSDLTSSVRQAFEHYRLVEANERLTREVAEKNAELLAINRDLERLVVERTTGLLDGLISALDYRDTETQWHSRRVSLYARRLAEEIGLQGAALDVIEQGALLHDIGKIGVKDSILLKPGPLTPDEWEEMRKHPEFGYRMLAKMPYLYDASLIVMQHQERWDGKGYPKKLSGESIVIGARIFAIVDTLDAITSDRPYRKGRDLQVARDEIARCSGTQFDPALAQAFLRVPESEWLRIRHQVEAMEAEEMQRFGHLPHPLAVA; encoded by the coding sequence ATGGACCGCATCCTCGTGGTGGATGACGACGTGCGCATCCTTGCCGCGCTCTCCCGAATCTTCCAGTCCGAGGGCTACGAGGTCGTCACCCACAACGATCCCTCTCTGGCCGCTCGCGAGGAAGGGTTTCAGGTGGTGCTGACGGACTTCATGATGCCGTACCTCAACGGCATCGAGTTGCTGGCCGCCCTGCGGGAGAAGAACCCGCGCGCGGTACGGCTCATGCTCACGGCGGCGGCGGACTTCCGTACGGCCTCGGAGGCGGTGAACCGCGGCGAGGTGTTCCGGCTGCTGGGCAAGCCGTGGTCGCTGTCGGACCTGACGAGCAGCGTGCGGCAGGCCTTCGAGCACTACAGGCTGGTGGAGGCCAACGAGCGGCTGACGCGCGAGGTGGCCGAGAAGAACGCGGAGCTGCTGGCCATCAACCGGGACCTGGAGCGTCTGGTGGTGGAGCGGACCACGGGCCTGCTGGATGGGCTCATCAGCGCGCTGGACTACCGGGACACGGAGACGCAGTGGCACTCGCGGCGCGTGTCCCTGTATGCGCGGCGGCTGGCCGAGGAGATCGGCCTGCAGGGCGCGGCCCTGGACGTGATTGAGCAGGGCGCGTTGCTGCACGACATCGGGAAGATTGGCGTGAAGGACTCCATCCTGCTCAAGCCGGGGCCGTTGACCCCTGATGAGTGGGAGGAGATGCGGAAGCACCCGGAGTTCGGATACCGGATGCTGGCGAAGATGCCCTACCTGTACGACGCCTCCCTGATCGTCATGCAGCACCAGGAGCGCTGGGACGGCAAGGGCTACCCGAAGAAGCTGTCCGGCGAGTCCATCGTGATTGGCGCGCGCATCTTCGCCATCGTGGACACGCTGGACGCCATCACCTCGGACCGGCCGTACCGCAAGGGCCGGGACCTCCAGGTGGCCCGGGATGAGATTGCCCGGTGCTCGGGCACCCAGTTCGATCCGGCTCTGGCGCAGGCGTTCCTGCGCGTCCCGGAATCGGAGTGGCTGCGCATCCGCCACCAGGTGGAGGCCATGGAAGCCGAGGAGATGCAGCGCTTCGGCCACCTGCCCCACCCGCTCGCCGTGGCGTAG
- a CDS encoding SRPBCC family protein: protein MSSTRILRRVNAPRSRVYRALLDARAVQAWMVPDGMTSHVHAFDAREGGTFRISLTYDAPTDTGKTTAQTDTHHGRFVKLVPDEQVIEVVEFETENPAMRGEMTITFTLTDADGGTELLAVHDGVPSGVPPSDNELGWQMSLAKLAALVEAG from the coding sequence ATGAGCTCGACACGCATCCTTCGCCGTGTGAACGCTCCCCGTTCCCGCGTCTATCGTGCGCTGCTCGATGCGCGCGCGGTCCAGGCCTGGATGGTGCCCGACGGCATGACCAGCCACGTGCATGCGTTCGACGCCCGCGAAGGCGGCACGTTCCGGATCTCGCTCACGTACGACGCGCCGACGGACACCGGCAAGACAACCGCGCAGACGGATACGCACCACGGCCGCTTCGTGAAGCTCGTGCCGGACGAGCAGGTGATCGAAGTGGTGGAGTTCGAGACCGAGAATCCCGCGATGCGCGGCGAGATGACGATCACCTTCACGCTCACCGATGCGGACGGCGGCACTGAGCTCCTCGCCGTTCATGACGGGGTCCCGAGCGGAGTGCCTCCGTCTGACAACGAGCTCGGCTGGCAGATGTCCCTGGCGAAGCTCGCGGCGCTCGTCGAGGCGGGCTAG